From a region of the Dictyostelium discoideum AX4 chromosome 2 chromosome, whole genome shotgun sequence genome:
- the CYP519A1 gene encoding cytochrome P450 family protein has product MESIINLIFYIIIFLILIDFLKKNISFRKNEPPRGGVAFPIFGDLPKLGENPHRYLTNLAMKKGGIYSVWLGDEKVFILTDPEAVRDAWVKQFRNFSDHPKTKSVRIFSGNFNDMAFAEYSQWKINSKWVSSAFTKTKLKTIGDLIEKESNYFIEHLKAYSNSGQPIFPKPYISKFGINVISGMMFSQVISKDESVDKGAMEKLTVPIQAVFKRLGADNLDDFISILQPVFYFQNEKFKRQVQEIYDYLEGIYNQHDTNLDTENPKDLMDLLIISTEGKERDMIIHIGMDCLLAGSDSTSATCEWFCLFMINNPDVQKKAYQELINALKDEDNKKFIPISKKDNCPYMLSIFKEVLRLRPVGVLGIPRVALEETTIMGYTIPKGSQIFQNVYGMSHLFVSDPYKFKPERWIEYKKQKDLLKEKEMQQLQEGADVVIDNKNNIKNNNSSNKPNSKTNSIFDDLDKVSIPYSVGNRKCPGASLSELALFSLCSNILLNFELKSIDGKPIDDTEVYGLTIHTKVHPISLTLRP; this is encoded by the exons AATTAGGAGAGAACCCTCACAGATATTTAACAAACTTGGCAATGAAAAAAGGAGGAATCTATTCAGTTTGGTTAGGAGATGAAAAAGTTTTCATTTTAACTGACCCAGAAGCAGTTAGAGATGCATGGGTTAAACAGTTTAGAAATTTTAGTGACCatccaaaaacaaaaagtgTTAGAATATTTTCCggtaattttaatgatatgGCCTTCGCTGAATATTCTCAATGGaaaataaatagtaaatGGGTATCATCTGCCTTCACAAagacaaaattaaaaactattggtgatttaattgaaaaggaatcaaattattttattgaacATTTAAAAGCTTATTCAAATTCTGGTCAACCA aTATTCCCAAAACCATACATAAGTAAATTTGGAATTAATGTTATTAGTGGTATGATGTTTAGTCAAGTTATATCAAAAGATGAAAGTGTTGATAAAGGTGCAATGGAGAAATTAACAGTTCCAATTCAAGCagtttttaaaagattaggAGCTGATAATCTTGATGATTTCATTAGCATTTTACAACcagtattttattttcaaaatgaaaaatttaaaagacaAGTTCAAGAAATTTATGATTATTTAGAAGGAATTTATAATCAACATGATACAAATTTAGATACTGAAAATCCAAAGGATTTAATGGACTTATTAATTATCTCAACTGAAGGTAAAGAAAGAGATATGATTATTCATATTGGTATGGATTGTTTATTGGCTGGTAGTGATAGTACTTCTGCCACATGTGAATGGTTTTGTCTATTTATGATAAATAATCCAGATGTTCAAAAGAAAGCATatcaagaattaattaatgcacttaaagatgaagataataaaaaattcatcCCAATCtctaaaaaagataattgtCCATATATGTTATCCATCTTTAAAGAAGTTCTCCGTTTAAGACCAGTTGGTGTATTAGGTATTCCTCGTGTTGCTTTAGAAGAAACAACTATAATGGGTTATACAATTCCAAAAGGATctcaaatatttcaaaatgttTATGGAATGAGTCATCTCTTTGTATCTGATCcttataaatttaaaccaGAAAGATGgattgaatataaaaaacaaaaagatcttttaaaagaaaaagaaatgcAACAATTACAAGAAGGTGCTGATGTtgttattgataataaaaataacattaaaaataacaactCAAGTAACAAACCtaattcaaaaacaaattctatttttgatgatttagATAAAGTTTCCATTCCATATTCAGTAGGTAATAGAAAATGTCCAGGTGCATCTCTCTCTGAATTggcattattttcattgtgTTCAAATATTCTTCTCAATTTTGAACTTAAATCAATAGATGGAAAACCAATTGATGATACTGAGGTTTATGGTTTAACAATTCATACTAAAGTACATCCAATTAGTTTAACACTAAGACCATAA